The nucleotide sequence CCACGGAAATTGTCAGAACTTTTACTGGCAGTATTGGATTGGTTTTAGCCGTTCCAATCGCGACATTTTTAGCCGTTCAGTTTATAAAAAACAAATAGCTATTAATAGCTATTTGTTTTTTCAACCCCTCAAGGGGCGACTAATTCAATATGGTGGACCCGAGCGGATTCGAACCGCTTACCTCCTCATTGCAAATGAGGCGTTCTACCAACTGAACTACGGGCCCAAAATCAACCAACAACTAACAACTTTGAGCATTTTGTTTTTTAAATATGTATATTATAGCAGTAAAAGCGCGAATTGTCAATGCGCTTGACAGCCGTGGCTTTTTATAATAAAATGTTTTCTAAGTTTGTTCTGTGGGCAATTTAACAAAAGGAGGCAGAAATGAAAGAGAAAAAATCGAGGTGCAAAGTTTCTTCGTTCGAGGAACTGTTTTTTATCCAAAATAAGTTGCTCCGCTGGAAAAGTCGTAGCTGCAAGCCAGACGGTTTACCCAAAGTTTTAAATAAATTTCTTCCGATGTGGAAGAAAAAGGTGAACCAGGCAGCTGTCATTGAATTTTACAAGAGTTTTTTCGGAGTAATCAGTGGGGAGATGCACAGATTGAAAGTGAAGGCGGTTTTAATTAGGCCGTCAGAAAAAGTTCCGTTTTTTGAATTTTTTGCACTGGAAGTTCGGAGAAAAAACGGAACCAATAATACAAAATCACTGGGCTTTAAGTTCGGAGAAAAAATCAACAAGACCAAATTAAAGCCCAATAGTGATTATGCCCAGAAAGAAATTTTTTTGCGTTTCGGAGTAGCTTCGCTTTTGAATCTGGACGCTTCAGACACCCCGATTTTCGGCTTGAGAGTTGCCCCGCACGATGGCCACAGCGCCAAGATATTTTTTTGATTTTATTCACCAAGCCCGTCCCGACAAAATATCGGAACGGGCTTTTTTTATGACTAGTTAACCGATTAGACAGTCGGCGTTTCTTTTTTACCTTTCCACAAAAAGCTGATGCCGCAAACATCTTTAGCTTTGGCGGCAAAATAAACAGACAATAAAAGCAGCAGAGAATTATATTCTATACTGATGGTCGGCAGAACCACTTTTTCGCTCAACAGTCCGGCTAAAATTACCGCCACCATTTCTAAGGCAAAAAGCGAACCGATAACTTTAACCCCCAAGCCAAGGAGTAGGAGCGCCCCGCCGATAATTTCAAAGTAAGCCAAGATCGTCGCCATAATAAGGGGCAGGGGGATAGAAATTAGTTCCAGCAGACCGCTAAACTCGGATAGGTTAGTGGCCTTGCTGATTCCGTGGAGAATAAAAATCAACCCCACAAAAACGCGCAATAAGAGCAGGATAATGTCCGGCAAGCGCATCCCGCACTTTGAGCTTTCGCATTTAAACATAGGTTTTGCTTATTTAATTAGGATTATTTTATTATAGCATATTTTATTGACTAAAAACCATTTATTTGTTAAGCTAAAAATACAATTTTAAAAGCGTTTAATCCCGGTAATCGTCGGGAAAGCTTTCGGAAGAAATCCGTTGATGAAGCGGAAAGTAGAACCGAACGGGCGGCCCGTTATAGCTCCCAATTAAGCATAATGCCGAGATGGTACCTCCCGAGCGTTCGGGATCTTGGTAACAAGTCGGCTTTTTTGTTTAATTAATTTTAGTAGATAATAAAATTATGTCAGAAGGTAAAATAAAGAAATCATTTCCCGAAATTGAAGAAGAAATACTCAAGTTTTGGGAAGAAAATAAAACTTTTGAGAAATCCGTGGCGCAAAGAGATGAAAAAAATCTTTACGTTTTTTATGATGGTCCGCCGTTCGCCACCGGCCTGCCCCACTACGGGCATATTGTGGCCGGAACCATGAAAGACGTGGTGCCGCGCTATTGGACGATGAGGGGCAAACGCGTGGAGCGCCGCTGGGGGTGGGATTGCCATGGTTTGCCGATTGAGAACATTGTGGAAAAAGAATTAAATTTAAAAAGCCGTAAGGATATTGAAGCGCTCGGCGTGGCTAAATTCAATGAGGCCTGTCGCAGCAAGGTTTTGATGTACGCCGATGAATGGAAAAAAATCGTCAAACGGCTGGGGCGTTGGGTGGACATGGAAAACGATTACAAAACCATGGACGTTTCTTTTATGGAATCCGTCTGGTGGGTGTTTAAAAGTTTATGGGAGAAGGGTTTGGTTTACGAGGGTTATAAAAGTATGCACATTTGTCCGCGCTGCGAGACCACTTTAAGCAACATAGAAGTAAGCGATGGTTATAAAGATATCAGCGATATTTCCGTCATAGTTAAATTCAAATTAGTCGGAGAAAAAAATGTCTATGCTTTAGCGTGGACTACCACTCCCTGGACTTTGCCGGGCAACGTGGCTTTGGCCGTGGGAGCCGATATAGATTACGCCAAAGTAAAAATAGGCGGAGAGTTTTATATTTTAGCCACGGAACTTTTAGAAGAAGTTTTAAACGGCAAAAAGTACGAGGTCACGGAAAGAATGAAGGGCAAGGATTTGGAAAATAAAAAATATGAACCGTTATTTCCATTCTTTTTGGATAAAGATTTACCCCATAAAGATAATTTGTATAAAATTGTCACCGCCGGATTCGTTTCCACCGACGACGGTACGGGCATTGTCCATATCGCGCCGGCTTTTGGCGAAGACGATATGAATTTAGGTCGCGAGAAAAATTTATCTTTTATTCAGCATGTCAAAACCGATGGACGTTTTACCGATGATATCACCCCTTGGGCCGGCAGGGAAGTAAAACCCAAAGTTGACCCGACGGGCACCGATGCTTTAGTGGTGGAGTATTTAGCCAAAGCTGGTCTGCTTTTTTCCCAGCAAAGATACGAGCATAGTTATCCTCATTGCTGGCGTTGTGAATCTCCGCTGTTGAATTATGCAGCTTCTTCCTGGTTTATTAAAGTGACGGCCGTCGAAGAAGAGATGTTAAAATTAGCCAAAGAAATTAATTGGGTGCCGGCGCATTTAAAGGAAGGCCGATTCGGGCAGTGGTTGGAAAGCACCAAAGATTGGTCAATCTCCCGCTCGCGCTATTGGGGTAACCCTATGCCGGTTTGGAGATGCGATTCCTGTAAAAAAATCAGAGTTATTGGCAGCAAAGAAGAGCTGGAAAAATTAAGTCAGAAGAAGGTTTCCGACATCCATAAGCATTTTATTGATGAAATAACGTTTAAATGTGAAAAGTGTTCCGGTCAAATGCGCCGCATCCCGGAGGTCTTTGATTGCTGGGTGGAAAGCGGTTCTATGCCCTATGGACAGATGCATTATCCCTTTGAGAACAAAAAGAAATTTGAAGAAAATTTTCCCGCCGAGTTTATCGGCGAAGGGGTTGACCAGACGCGCGGTTGGTTTTATACGCTTCATGTTTTAAGCACGGCGCTTTTTGCCCGGCCGGCCTACAAAAACGTTATTGCTAACGGCATTGTGCTGGCGGAAGACGGGCAAAAGATGTCCAAAAGTAAAAATAATTACCCCGACCCCATGGCCTTAGTGAATAAATATGGCGCTGACGCTTTGCGTTATTATCTGACCACTTCGGCGGTGATGAAAGCCGAGGATTTGTGTTTTTCCGAAAAGCAGGTGGATGAGGTTTATAAAAAAGTGATTTTGATTTTGGAGAACGTTCTTAGTTTTTATGAGATGTATAAGGAAAAAAAGATTAAAGAGGTGAAGAGCAGACATATTTTGGACCGTTGGGTTTTATCCAAGGTTAACGAATTAGTCCGCGATGTTACCGTTGCCATGGAAGCGTATGATTTGCCGGCGGCCGCCAAACCCATCGCAGAGTTTATTAACGAGCTTTCCACCTGGTATATCCGCCGCAGTCGGGACCGTTTTAAATCCGCGGACTCTGAAGATAAAAAAGCGGCCTTAAGCACACTGGATACCATTTTAAAAAAGTTGGCTTTGGTGGCAGCGCCTTTTACTCCCTTTTTAGCCGAAGAAATTTGGCGAAAGGTCGGGAATAAAGAGTCGGTTCATTTGGAGAAGTGGCCGGAAAGTGGAGAAATTTTGCCGGAAGTTTTGGAGCAAATGGGAAAAGTTAAAAAAATAGTGGAAGAAGTTTTGGCCGGCCGCGACGAGGTGGGCATCAAAATCAGACAGCCGCTCGCCGAACTGGTTATTGCCGAAAAAATAGGCGAAGAATATCTGGAGATATTAAAAGACGAAGTGAATGTTAAAACCGTGAAGATGGTGGCTAAGGACGAGCTTCCTAAGGGAGAAAAGTGGCTGGAGAAAGCGGGGATTTTTTCGCTTAATCTGGAAATCTCCGAGGAGTTGAAAAAAGAAGGCCTCATCAGGGATTTGACGAGGCAGGTGAATGCTTTGCGCAAAAAAGCGGGGCTGACCATCAAAGACCAGGTGGATATTTTTTATGAGACCGTGGACGAACTGATAATGGGAGCAATTGCTGACCATGAAGAGAAATTGAAAAATGATACCTTGTCCCGAGCCATTAAGCCCGGCAAGGGGGATTTTGACGCCGAAGCGGAATTGGAGCTTAACGGCGCCAAGTTTTGGCTGGGCATTAAAAAGTTTAATTAAAATAAGTTACCTCTATGATGACCATCAAACAAATTTATGATTTAGCCATAAAAATGGGGATTAAAAACGACTTGCGCGGAGAACGGGCCGTGGCTAAACGTTTGAAAAAATTGAATGAGAAATATGCCAAACTCTCCGGAGAAGAAAAAGCGGATTTTGATAAAGAGAGTTTAGTCAATCCTTACGCCGATTCCCGGGTTTATTGCGGCCATCCAGCAAAACCGGTAAAGAGAATTTTGGCCGGCATTGATATTGATACCGGTGAGTTGATGCTGGCCAAAGAGCTTTCCAAGATTAAGCCGATTGACTTGGTTATCAGCCATCATCCGCTCGGGTGCGGGTTGGCGGGTTTGAGCGAAGTGATGGATTTACAGGCCGAAGTTTATGCTATGTATGGCGTGCCTATTCATATTGCCGAGAGTTTAATCAAGCCGCGAATTGCCGAAGTTTCCCGCTCGGTTTCCGGCTCTAACCATAATAAAACCGTGGACGCCGCCAAACTTCTGGGTTTGTCGTTGATGTCGCTTCATACAGCAGCGGATAATCTGGTGGCTAATTTTTTAAAGAAATATGTAGAAAAAAATAAAAGCAAAATAGAAATCGTCGGCGATTTAGTAAAACTTTTAAAAGAAATTCCCGAATACCAAGAAGCCTGTAAAATTAAAGCCGGCCCGTCTATTTTTGCGGGAAGCAAGGAGAAAAGAACCGGCAAAATCGCTTTGACAGAAATCACTGGCGGAACATCCGGTTCCAAGGATGTTTACGAAAAACTTTCCAATGCCGGCATTGGCACGATTGTGGGAATGCATATGCAGGAGCAATGGAAGAACGAGGCCGAGAAAGCTCATCTAAGCGTAGTCATCGCCGGGCACATGTCTTCGGATTCCCTCGGCATGAATTTATTTTTAGATGAATTGGAAAAAAGAGGGATAGAGGTTTTAACCTGTTCGGGATTAATCAGGATTTCCAGAAATAAAAAAAGAAAATAAAATTAGCAGGAGGAAAAAAAATGATTTTCAGCGCAGGAGAAATCGTGGCGTATCTATCTTATGGTCTTTGTGAAATTAAAGAGGCCGTGGAAACAAAAAATGGTGAGAAGGATATCGTTTGTTTGGTGCTCGTTCCTCTTTTTAGAAACGGCAGCAAAACAAGGGTAAGTATGTCTTTTTATGCCAAAGACCCCCGCCGGGGGTTGCGGTATCCTGTTGGCAAGGAAGAGGCAGAGAAGATTTTGCGTCTGCTGGGGGATAAAAGAAAGAAGTTGAATTTAAAAAATGAATGGTCTGCCAAGTGGAAAGAATGCGACAGAATTCTGAATTCCGGAGATTTAGCAAGGATTGCCCAGCTGGCGCTTTACCTTTCCTTTCTTAAAAAAATGAACCCGAAAAATCTGTCTTTTGGCAACGAGCGCCGTTTAGAAAAAGCCTGGTTTCTATTATCAAGTGAAATTGCTTATGTCCTTGGCAAAGGGGCAGATCAAGTGAAAGAAGAAATCAGGGCAATTGTTGATAAGCATTGGTCTAAAAAACCCCCGCGCAAAAAGGTCAAAAAACATAAAAAGCGCCGCTAATAACCGGCGCTTTTTTATTGGGTAAGGCGTGGGTTTGGGTTATGGCAATAGGCCCTTACCCATTGACAAATTGGCAGAATTATGCTATAATAATTTGTTTATGTTATAATAGAAAAAAGAAATAGGAGGGAAAGGGAAGGCGGCGGAATTTAACCCCAAAATACAGGAGGTCCAAAATGAAGAAGAATCAATTTATTATTTTTTTGGAATTGAGGGGTATTAATAACCGCGAGAGGAGGTGATCCGGGGATTTCTGAACCCTTACGGTGGGTTCAAATATGAAATTTTTCGGTCCCGAGTAATCGGGACCGTTTTTTGCTTTTTAAGGGCCAAAATGATATTATAGTTTAATATGTTAGCGTATTTAAAAGGGAAAATAGTTTATTTGGGATTTAACTCGGTAATTATAGAAAACGGGCAGGGCCTTGGCTATGAAATTTTTTTATTGCCCAAGCAGGCCGTCCGGCTGAAAGCCGGCGCAATAGCGGAATTTTATCTTTATGAGAATATCCGTGAAGATGCTTATGATTTGTACGGCTTTTTGACCATGGAAGAGCTGGCTTTTTTTAAAAAATTAATCAATGTCAGCGGCGTCGGGCCGAAATCAGCCCAGCTTATTTTGGGCTTGGGGAAAATTGCCGAGATAGAGTCGGCCATAGACAGCGGTAACGTGGATTTTTTGACCCGTGTTTCCGGCATCGGGACCAAGACCGCCGAACGAATAATTTTGGAGTTGAAGGGAAAACTTATTTTTAGCAATAAGCCCAAAGAAGAAAGCGACATTGAAGCCATCGACGCGTTGATGAAGTTGGGATATACTAAAGTCCAAGCCGGCGAGGCGGTCGGGGGAGTGAGCGAGGCCAAAACCACCGAAGAAAAAATAAAAATGGCGTTAAAAAATTTAGGGTAATATTAAAAATGAAAATTGTTGAAATAAAAGATAAAATTTTTTGGAATAATTTTGTAAAGCAGAATGGAGAATATTCTGCTTTTTTGCAGTCATGGGAATGGGGCGAGTTTCAGAAAAATTTAGGTCGAAAATTTTGGAGATTGGGAGGAGAAGAAGACGGTCAGCTTATTGGGGTGGCATTAGTTATTAAAAATAATTTACCACTGGGGAAAAGTTATTTGTATATACCGAGAGGGCCGATAACAACTTATAACTCACAACTTGAAACTCATAACTTTTTAGAAAAAATTATTGAGTATATTAATGACAAGAGCATTATTTTTATGAGATTTGAGCCGCCACAGCAATTTACAATTGACAATTTACAATTGACAGCCAAAAAAGTTGGCGCTGTTCAACCTGAGCATTCCTTGATTTTGGATTTAGGCAAGAGTGAGGAAGAATTATTGGGAGCGATGCATCCTAAAACCCGTTACAATATTCATTTAGCCGAGAAAAGGGGAGTAAAGGTTTATTTTCGGAAAGAAAAAGAAGACGCAGAGAATTTTTGGCGGCTGCTTCAGGAAACCGCCAGCCGCGATGAATTTAGAGCTCACGATAAAAATTATTATCAGAGGATGTTGGAATTAGAAAATGTTTATGTGGCGACAGCGGAATATCAGGGTAAGGTTTTAGCGGCGAATATAATTATCAATTGGGGCGAGACAGCCACATATTTACACGGCGCTTCTTCTAATCAAGAACGGCAGGTAATGGCGCCGCATCTTTTGCAATGGGAGACAATTAAAAGAGCCAAAGCCGAGGGGTATAAATATTATGATTTTTGGGGCATTGCTCCCCCGGGTTCTTCTAAAGCCAAATCCTGGGCGGGAATAACTAGATTTAAAAAAGGTTTCGGAGGAGAAGAAGTAAAATATCCCGGAACCTACGATAAAGTTATTAGTGCTTGGTGGTACCAATTTTATAATTTAGGGAGAAAAGTCATCTTTTAAAATTTTGGGTAAAAAATAAAAACTCCCCCGTATTCCGCCGGGGGAGTTTTTGAAATAGAAAATTATTTACTTACGATTCCCTTACCCTCGGCCATGGGGTCACTGTCTAAATTAGTGGTAACGGGTCCGGCGGTAAGGAGAATTTGAGCGTTAGTTTTTTTATCATAGGCCTCCAGCGCGGTTTCGGGCGTGAGTTTGATAAAATTACCGGCCTCGGCAGGTGTGGGGGTAATACTGACTTCAAAACTCCCCTCCAGCTCTCTTACTGAAAGCGGGAGGCGATTGATAGTCCAGATTATTTCCCTGGTATTGACGTTAAAATTTAACTGCCCGGCGGAAACTACCGATTTGCCGGTCCAATAAACATTGTCCGGCAGGATAGTTTTAACCTTGACATTGGAAATTTCATGGACAGAATTAGAGAGTTTCCAGATGACGCGGTAGCTAGTGGCTTTATTGACTTCGGGCGGTAAAGGGCCGGAACCGAGCGCGATATTGTCATCGTTAAAATAGCGGCCCATAACTTCCAGCGCCAAATCAGAATTCAGCTCATTGGCGATTGTTTTGGAAGTAATAGTCGTGCCGGTTTTGGAATCACCTACTTCCCCGATTTCTATATCTACCCAACTTAATAATGAACTGGCGATTTCTCCTTCTCCCTTGAAATCAGCCCGATTTTTTATTTTAATTTGCCAATTTATTGTGCCTTCTTCGTCTGGTTTAAGCGTGGCCAAAGATTTAATTTCTTCGCTGGTCCAGATTATTTTTTGGCCCTCTATTTTGCCCTCGTTTTCATCGACTAAACTTTTCCAATCGGGGAGATCGCCGGACAGATTAGCTTTAATTACTAAATCTTTAATCGTCGTTTGCCCTTTGTTTTTATAGACCAAAGAATAATTTAAAGTATCGCCGAAGTTGATTGTTTGATTGTCAGTTGAACCGTTGATGATTAAATTAGCGATTAGTTCACCCTTGAGCACTTCCAAGAGAAAGGTTTTTTCTTGCTGTAAATACCATTCACCGGTGGCGTTTTGCAAACTGACTTGCAGGGTGATTTCTTGTTTGCCGCTGGTATCAGAAAGAAAGGTTCCGGAGAAATCTATTTTTTGCTCTTCTGCCGGTTTGAGTTCCGGAATTATCCAGGCATTTTCCTCGGCCGGTTCAACAATAGCCTTGAGAGATAGATTATCTGGTTTGCGAATGGATATTTTGATATTAGTAAGCGCTTCCGGAGAATTGTTTTTATACTTTATGGAAAAATCAGTCGGTTCGCCGGCGATAATCTCCTCCGGAGAATCAAGCGCCACGTCAATTACCGAGGAAGTTATTTTAGTATTTAAGGAAGCCACTTCTTGAAAGTCAGCGTTGAAATTAGAGGGGCGATAATCAAAATAAATAGTGATGGTTTTGTCGGAATTGATATTACCGAGAAGCTTGCCGGTAATTTTTATTTCACCTTCGGAGCGAGAGGCGATAGTGCCCAGCGACCAGCGGTTTTTATTTTCATTCAGAGGCTGGGGCGTGGCGGAAGCGAAAACAAACCCTTGGGGATATTGGGCGGTAATTTCCACTTTAGAGATGGGGATTTTTTCCTCATTGCGATATTTAACGATATAATTTATTTCTTGACCGGAGGAAAAAGTTTCCGGGCCGGTTATTTCCACGCGGATATTTTCCCCTTTAAATTTTGTTAAACCGCCAAAAACAAAAAACCCCAGCCAGGCGGCGATGGCCAGCAGACCGAGAAAGGAGCCGGTCAGTATCAGGGTATTCCTTAGACGATGAGATTTGATTTTTTCCAGCTTAGACATGTCCGGCAAGCCATTTTCGTCTTTATAGATGCCGATAAGTTCTTCCGGCACAGACCGTTTGCCGTTTTTTTGAGTTTTTATTTTGGCCAGAGTTTTATTCTTTCCTATCTCGGTAGCGATGTCTCGGGGCGTAATTTTGGGTTTACTATTTTTAGCCATATTTTTATAAGTAGCGATAAAAATTATTTTTGGAGAATAAAGGCAGTCACCCGGTCGGTGGAGAGCGGGAAGGAAGCTTTCCAAATATCATCCGCCGCCACCTGCAAAGCGTGAGGATATTTCCAGAACATTTTCAAATTATTCGGAAGTTTTATGGTTTGGGAAAAATGTCCGTTAGTGCCAGCCTGTTTTTGGATAAGCAGCGTGTAGAGATATTTTTCCGCTTTACTATCTTTTAAAAAGCTCAAAAAACTTTTATTTTGTCCTTTACTTTTCAAAACAAACGGCAGGCGATATTTAAAAGTAAGAGAACGAGAGTGCCCGGGCTTAACCTGAAGCCAATTGGCAAAAGCCGTCTTGCCAAATTCGGTCGTTATTTCCGTCCCCGTCGCCTTATCGATTGCTGCGGGCCCGATAATTTTTTGGAGATCTGGGTCGGAAATTAAATTATCAGCCGGCTTTTCAAAAAGTTCATTTTCCGGTTTACTTTGCCCTTCTACCGCTAAAAGCTCACTGCCTTGCGGCACGTATATTTTTAAATAATCTATATTTTTAGTTCCGACAAATTCCTCCCCCTCTGCCCCGCGATGCGTTTTAGTAATTTTCACCGTATTAATTATTTCTCCGTTTTTGTTTATCTCCGTGGAGAGTGAAATTTCTTCATCAATGACGCGGTCGCTTTTACCTCCCGCGATATTGGTGTGAACTACCGCTAAATAGTCGCAGGGAGCGGTTTGTAGGCTTCCGCTCCAGCCCAAATTATCTACAAGTTTTTCCAATTGCGGTTCGTTAAAATACAGCTGAATGTCTTTCTCGTCCAGCGCTTCATTAATTATTCGCAGCATACGAAGATATTGCCCCTGATCGCTTTGCAGAATTTTTTCTAACAGTTCGCCGGTTAAATCGCCGATAATTTTTTTAGATTTAGCGGTTTCGGCGAATTTTTTTTCGGCCTCTTTTTGGGCGATTCGCCAGAAATTTCCGCTGTTAATGGTCGCGCCATATTCTGACTCCATACTAATGGGTCCAGTAATCTCCAGAAGTTTTTCCACTACTGACGGCGTAATAGCGATTACTCCGTCAATCGTCGGGCCGCCGCTTTTTTCGTAGAACCACATCATTTTTTGAGCGGAAGTTGGAAAGTCAGCAAACCAATTGGAGTCCTGAAATTGCCAGCGCGTGTTAACAAGATGCAACGGTTCCGGCGCCAAAACAAATTCTTTCAATCCGCCATTCATATCATAGGTCCCGCCCCCGGGGATTTTCAGTTTTTTTATTTCTCCACGGTCAAGGTCTAAAAGAGCAAAACTGCCTAAAAACCCGCCGGTCGGGCGAAGTTCGGCGTTATTTTGAAAAAATATCAAATATCTTTTTCCTTCTTCGTGCCCCAAAACGCGGAGCAGGGCGTCGGAAAATTTGGTGAAATTTTTAATGTTGACGATTAAAAGGGGTAATGATTTTTGAGTAAGTTTAAAAGTTTCGCGGTACTCCAATGGTATAGTTTCACTTTTAATTTCAGAGATATTAAGGCCGGCTTCTTCGAGGAGCGGCAAGGATTTTTTAATAGAACTATCCAGCAAACTAAGTTTTTGAGTAAGATGTAGGCCGGGTTTTTTTTCTAAAGAAGAAAAAACATTGGTTAGAATTTTCCCGGCGGCCGCGATGTTTTCTCCGGCTTTGATGAGTTTAGCCCCGGCAGTTATTTGGTTATCAACCGGTAAGATGTTAGCCATGGCGTTAAGAGCGGAGTTTAAACCGCCAAGTTCCTGCCGGACGGTTTCAAAATTTTTAAGAGCCAGCGCAAATTCTTCCCCCGCTTGCCCGGGATTTTTAAAACTTTCATTTTTACCTCCTTCAAGATGCGCCAAGGCCTCGGAGCTGATGCCTAAAATTTTTCCTTTAGTTTCTTTTAAAGATTCGTAATAAGCGATGCCTCGGAGCGGCAGAACAATCATTATTCCCAAAAGGCAGAAAGAGATTAGTTTTCTTCCCCATCCTTCCGGCGGGACAATTTCCAGCGCCAGCAGGCG is from Patescibacteria group bacterium and encodes:
- a CDS encoding DoxX family protein — protein: MFKCESSKCGMRLPDIILLLLRVFVGLIFILHGISKATNLSEFSGLLELISIPLPLIMATILAYFEIIGGALLLLGLGVKVIGSLFALEMVAVILAGLLSEKVVLPTISIEYNSLLLLLSVYFAAKAKDVCGISFLWKGKKETPTV
- the ileS gene encoding isoleucine--tRNA ligase; translation: MSEGKIKKSFPEIEEEILKFWEENKTFEKSVAQRDEKNLYVFYDGPPFATGLPHYGHIVAGTMKDVVPRYWTMRGKRVERRWGWDCHGLPIENIVEKELNLKSRKDIEALGVAKFNEACRSKVLMYADEWKKIVKRLGRWVDMENDYKTMDVSFMESVWWVFKSLWEKGLVYEGYKSMHICPRCETTLSNIEVSDGYKDISDISVIVKFKLVGEKNVYALAWTTTPWTLPGNVALAVGADIDYAKVKIGGEFYILATELLEEVLNGKKYEVTERMKGKDLENKKYEPLFPFFLDKDLPHKDNLYKIVTAGFVSTDDGTGIVHIAPAFGEDDMNLGREKNLSFIQHVKTDGRFTDDITPWAGREVKPKVDPTGTDALVVEYLAKAGLLFSQQRYEHSYPHCWRCESPLLNYAASSWFIKVTAVEEEMLKLAKEINWVPAHLKEGRFGQWLESTKDWSISRSRYWGNPMPVWRCDSCKKIRVIGSKEELEKLSQKKVSDIHKHFIDEITFKCEKCSGQMRRIPEVFDCWVESGSMPYGQMHYPFENKKKFEENFPAEFIGEGVDQTRGWFYTLHVLSTALFARPAYKNVIANGIVLAEDGQKMSKSKNNYPDPMALVNKYGADALRYYLTTSAVMKAEDLCFSEKQVDEVYKKVILILENVLSFYEMYKEKKIKEVKSRHILDRWVLSKVNELVRDVTVAMEAYDLPAAAKPIAEFINELSTWYIRRSRDRFKSADSEDKKAALSTLDTILKKLALVAAPFTPFLAEEIWRKVGNKESVHLEKWPESGEILPEVLEQMGKVKKIVEEVLAGRDEVGIKIRQPLAELVIAEKIGEEYLEILKDEVNVKTVKMVAKDELPKGEKWLEKAGIFSLNLEISEELKKEGLIRDLTRQVNALRKKAGLTIKDQVDIFYETVDELIMGAIADHEEKLKNDTLSRAIKPGKGDFDAEAELELNGAKFWLGIKKFN
- a CDS encoding NGG1p interacting factor NIF3, translating into MTIKQIYDLAIKMGIKNDLRGERAVAKRLKKLNEKYAKLSGEEKADFDKESLVNPYADSRVYCGHPAKPVKRILAGIDIDTGELMLAKELSKIKPIDLVISHHPLGCGLAGLSEVMDLQAEVYAMYGVPIHIAESLIKPRIAEVSRSVSGSNHNKTVDAAKLLGLSLMSLHTAADNLVANFLKKYVEKNKSKIEIVGDLVKLLKEIPEYQEACKIKAGPSIFAGSKEKRTGKIALTEITGGTSGSKDVYEKLSNAGIGTIVGMHMQEQWKNEAEKAHLSVVIAGHMSSDSLGMNLFLDELEKRGIEVLTCSGLIRISRNKKRK
- the ruvA gene encoding Holliday junction branch migration protein RuvA produces the protein MLAYLKGKIVYLGFNSVIIENGQGLGYEIFLLPKQAVRLKAGAIAEFYLYENIREDAYDLYGFLTMEELAFFKKLINVSGVGPKSAQLILGLGKIAEIESAIDSGNVDFLTRVSGIGTKTAERIILELKGKLIFSNKPKEESDIEAIDALMKLGYTKVQAGEAVGGVSEAKTTEEKIKMALKNLG
- a CDS encoding peptidoglycan bridge formation glycyltransferase FemA/FemB family protein — its product is MKIVEIKDKIFWNNFVKQNGEYSAFLQSWEWGEFQKNLGRKFWRLGGEEDGQLIGVALVIKNNLPLGKSYLYIPRGPITTYNSQLETHNFLEKIIEYINDKSIIFMRFEPPQQFTIDNLQLTAKKVGAVQPEHSLILDLGKSEEELLGAMHPKTRYNIHLAEKRGVKVYFRKEKEDAENFWRLLQETASRDEFRAHDKNYYQRMLELENVYVATAEYQGKVLAANIIINWGETATYLHGASSNQERQVMAPHLLQWETIKRAKAEGYKYYDFWGIAPPGSSKAKSWAGITRFKKGFGGEEVKYPGTYDKVISAWWYQFYNLGRKVIF
- a CDS encoding DUF4012 domain-containing protein, whose amino-acid sequence is MAKTKKQKSPKKIKRKTLLAKKRKALKLNKLSKKETAPKRQTLEEALLWAEKKLKKYQTIKSLRISPRKTLYNLPITKALNFVSEKKETPPRGYTTKPTVKTEIKIIRDNSYLHKKSPYIIDLKKTSSAEQPLLSKNASPLTGNLNKKGIFWPKIKLPAASVTKDHLKTWEEPIKKELLIVNLFELVGLGFYKIFRGFIYLAKTLTAAFRFLGNFFFPPAVKKNARGYLATAGSILKIIGGIIAAPFIFCAWFFKQINNRLLALEIVPPEGWGRKLISFCLLGIMIVLPLRGIAYYESLKETKGKILGISSEALAHLEGGKNESFKNPGQAGEEFALALKNFETVRQELGGLNSALNAMANILPVDNQITAGAKLIKAGENIAAAGKILTNVFSSLEKKPGLHLTQKLSLLDSSIKKSLPLLEEAGLNISEIKSETIPLEYRETFKLTQKSLPLLIVNIKNFTKFSDALLRVLGHEEGKRYLIFFQNNAELRPTGGFLGSFALLDLDRGEIKKLKIPGGGTYDMNGGLKEFVLAPEPLHLVNTRWQFQDSNWFADFPTSAQKMMWFYEKSGGPTIDGVIAITPSVVEKLLEITGPISMESEYGATINSGNFWRIAQKEAEKKFAETAKSKKIIGDLTGELLEKILQSDQGQYLRMLRIINEALDEKDIQLYFNEPQLEKLVDNLGWSGSLQTAPCDYLAVVHTNIAGGKSDRVIDEEISLSTEINKNGEIINTVKITKTHRGAEGEEFVGTKNIDYLKIYVPQGSELLAVEGQSKPENELFEKPADNLISDPDLQKIIGPAAIDKATGTEITTEFGKTAFANWLQVKPGHSRSLTFKYRLPFVLKSKGQNKSFLSFLKDSKAEKYLYTLLIQKQAGTNGHFSQTIKLPNNLKMFWKYPHALQVAADDIWKASFPLSTDRVTAFILQK